In Carya illinoinensis cultivar Pawnee chromosome 9, C.illinoinensisPawnee_v1, whole genome shotgun sequence, the following are encoded in one genomic region:
- the LOC122275677 gene encoding cold-responsive protein kinase 1-like encodes MSCSCFGASKVRRMERSAPHEIVENLHVNIKYFHYNELRLATNDFHPGNKLGRGGFGTVYKGTLKHGKEVAVKTLSAQSKQGLREFLTEINTISNVRHPNLVELVGCCVEGSNRILVYEYAENNNLDRALLGSKSSKINLNWEKRSAICIGTARGLAFLHEELVPHIVHRDIKASNILLEKDFNPKIGDFGLAKLFPDDITHISTRIAGTTGYLAPEYALGGRLTMKADVYSFGVLILEIVSGRSSARENWGGTEKFLLEWAWQLYKEERLLELVDPDIQEFPEEKVIRYMKVAFFCTQAAASRRPLMSQVVDMLSKNIRLNEKQLTAPGLFTDSGASSSKKELSSESTSYQMSSVPVTITQVTPR; translated from the exons ATGAGTTGTAGCTGCTTTGGGGCCTCAAAAGTCAGGCGGATGGAGAGATCTGCTCCTCATGAAATAGTAG AGAACTTGCATGTGAATATTAAATATTTCCACTACAATGAATTAAGATTGGCGACAAATGATTTTCATCCAGGCAATAAGTTAGGCCGAGGGGGTTTTGGAACTGTTTACAAG GGAACCCTAAAACATGGAAAAGAAGTTGCTGTGAAGACACTTTCTGCCCAGTCGAAGCAGGGATTACGTGAGTTTTTGACCGAGATTAATACCATATCAAATGTCAGGCATCCAAACCTTGTTGAGTTGGTAGGCTGCTGTGTTGAAGGATCCAACCGAATTTTGGTCTATGAATATGCAGAAAATAACAACCTCGATCGTGCATTATTAG GTTCAAAGAGTTCGAAGATCAACTTGAATTGGGAGAAAAGATCTGCTATTTGCATAGGCACTGCTAGGGGTCTTGCATTTCTTCATGAAGAGCTTGTACCACATATTGTTCATAGAGACATTAAAGCTAGTAACATACTTCTCGAGAAAGATTTTAACCCCAAAATTGGAGACTTCGGGCTGGCTAAACTTTTCCCGGATGACATCACTCACATAAGCACAAGAATTGCGGGAACAAC TGGTTATTTGGCACCAGAGTATGCCTTGGGGGGTCGTTTAACTATGAAAGCTGATGTTTACAGTTTTGGAGTTCTTATACTTGAAATTGTTAGTGGCAGAAGCAGTGCAAGGGAAAACTGGGGAGGGACGGAGAAATTTCTCTTGGAATGG GCATGGCAGCTCTACAAGGAAGAGAGACTTTTGGAGCTTGTGGATCCAGATATACAAGAATTTCCCGAGGAAAAAGTCATCAGATACATGAAGGTAGCCTTTTTCTGCACCCAAGCAGCAGCAAGCCGAAGGCCCCTGATGAGCCAGGTCGTTGACATGCTTTCGAAAAACATCCGGCTCAATGAGAAACAACTTACTGCCCCTGGCCTTTTCACAGATTCGGGGGCATCTTCCTCCAAAAAAGAGTTATCCTCCGAGAGCACCAGCTATCAGATGAGCTCAGTCCCAGTAACAATCACTCAAGTAACCCCTAGATGA
- the LOC122275678 gene encoding clathrin light chain 2-like, with protein sequence MSSFDAYGIDGEEMNVNSSDRHFVDDDEESFAEGGYGSGSYPSFPAATGDFSGGFPADGDIAVDHASDSPGIFGFDDPNASYSQSPYDQIHAENGNGYGVGENGADDDVFVSDGPVLPPPTEMEPEEGFALREWRRQNAIQLEEKEKREKEMRIQIIIEAEEYIQAFYEKRKVNVETNKSNNREREKLSLANQEKFHKEADKQYWKAIADLIPYEVPNIEKKRGKKDQDKKPSITVVQGPKPGKPTDLSRMRQILVKLKHTPPPHMVTPPPAPAKDGKDGKGGKDAKNEKDAASNASGSAAGGEPALPTKDANSNGTSHDSKQEVLADAEEQSAA encoded by the exons ATGTCTTCCTTCGACGCGTACGGCATCGATGGTGAGGAGATGAACGTGAACTCTTCTGATCGTCATTTTGTTGACGACGACGAGGAGAGTTTCGCTGAAGGCGGCTACGGATCCGGATCCTACCCCAGCTTCCCAGCTGCGACAGGAGACTTCTCCGGAGGGTTCCCCGCGGACGGTGACATCGCCGTCGACCACGCCTCTGACTCTCCGGGGATCTTTGGATTTGATGATCCAAACGCTAGCTACTCCCAGTCTCCGTACGATCAGATCCATGCGGAGAACGGAAATGGTTACGGTGTAGGTGAAAACGGCGCTGATGACGACGTTTTTGTCTCGGATGGACCCGTGCTTCCACCGCCGACAGAGATGGAGCCCGAGGAAGGGTTTGCTCTTCGTGAATGGAGGCG TCAAAATGCCATTCAGCttgaggagaaggagaagagggaGAAAGAAATGAGAATCCAGATTATCATAGAGGCTGAGGAGTATATACAAGCTTTTTATGAGAAAAGGAAGGTCAATGTTGAGACTAACAAGTCTAACAACAGAGAAAGGGAGAAG TTATCCTTGGCTAATCAAGAGAAGTTTCATAAAGAGGCAGACAAACAGTACTGGAAAGCAATAGCAGATCTCATTCCTTATGAGGTCCCTAACATTGAGAAGAAGAGAGGTAAGAAAGATCAGGACAAGAAGCCCTCAATCACAGTTGTTCAGGGCCCAAAGCCTGGGAAACCCACTGATCTTTCAAGGATGCGCCAAATACTGGTGAAGCTAAAGCACACACCTCCTCCCCACATGGTAACCCCTCCACCTGCTCCTGCCAAGGATGGAAAAGACGGGAAGGGAGGAAAAgatgcaaaaaatgaaaaagatgcgGCATCAAATGCAAGTGGATCTGCAGCAGGAGGAGAGCCCGCTTTACCGACCAAAGATGCCAACTCTAACGGTACTTCACACGATTCCAAACAAGAAGTTCTTGCTGACGCTGAGGAACAGTCTGCAGCATAG